A genomic window from Lotus japonicus ecotype B-129 chromosome 1, LjGifu_v1.2 includes:
- the LOC130730880 gene encoding U1 small nuclear ribonucleoprotein C, giving the protein MPRYYCDYCDTYLTHDSPSVRKQHNAGYKHKANVRLYYQQFEEQQTQSIIDQRIKEHLGQAAAFQQVGVAYNPMMAQRPPYPILPPPRLPISGNAPIPGGYYPAPGMPQAVPPPGAPLVPGQAPNLPRPPTLAPPPIGPGNTATPASNGAPSTASSATYQANPSAPPTGGYGGYDSYNSNAQAPEGNH; this is encoded by the exons ATGCCTAG GTACTATTGTGACTACTGCGATACCTACTTGACCCATGATTCT CCATCTGTGAGGAAGCAGCATAATGCAGGTTACAAACACAAG GCAAATGTGAGATTGTACTACCAGCAATTTGAAGAACAACAAACTCAAAGTATAATTGATCAGAGGATCAAAGAACATCTCGGGCAAGCTGCGGCTTTTCAGCAGGTTGGTGTTGCTTATAATCCCATGATGGCTCAAAGGCCTCCTTATCCTATCCTGCCACCACCAAGATTGCCCATCTCCGGAAATGCACCAATCCCGGGAG GATATTATCCTGCGCCGGGCATGCCACAAGCGGTACCTCCACCTGGCGCTCCCTTGGTACCAGGTCAAGCACCTAACCTACCCAGGCCCCCTACACTAGCTCCCCCACCAATAGGTCCTGGAAATACTGCAACACCAGCTTCAAATGGTGCTCCGTCTACGGCTTCCTCAGCGACGTATCAAGCCAATCCATCTGCGCCACCGACAGGAGGTTATGGAGGTTATGATAGTTACAATTCCAATGCTCAAGCACCTGAAGGCAATCACTGA
- the LOC130730881 gene encoding uncharacterized protein LOC130730881, which translates to MADAFRSQPSSPPPAGGMVEDAKEGGQFQETELFEDTLVINSPFTEVENLSVNTEVIDDSDSDTVECRTTGPVSEHEQEVVLDSEDEEMNSAGAMTVAKGFLEDETGPKVRNLSMLFKKRRLQPPCEQAHSNAINFGKSAATGLNHIHSPQPADSTQEALGFVDQYLSSNSMDSFEGIHCRKITREKSPNVMIAGGVGPLSLAKKIKARTHNEAKEPFKWVGCDKNDKNADIFCEKVEASANFRSYRLAYKRRRQKKDDPLQNQGNCSPGNRCDKSVQGPRMATENNNSLKELDAELRATRENLNVYSNVPHTEGMYDIGLDTQIAAEAMDALANEPPPAFCFNDADQPENAFGGSLSDLNEDCQKSYSYRQDPALHSVTLKSNKINVSSCRFRKLTSSSSCLDTENQEPNCVTGKTKKMMKSKSTVEGQFGNDTSKPIYSEHVPLEDGCSLGKYVSFQPSAREPRNLSNESKWTRIKDQPSHHTAKDNNVKEKGVIRHKKGNGLVADPVKLGVKTKHPKLPTNSCGEARKSRLNHQVLVSPRLSATSSFSSMDSWVYPKRPRGKGKRANVQINPNAPATLCIDGKESNIYSTRCLEGQDVDKSFNRLNHQVLVSPRLSATSSFSSIDSWVYLKRPRGKRKRANVQTNPNAPTTLCIDGKESNIYSTRCLEGQDVDKSCNTRSPCNASSIVNGRCVLQGTYVQPGSAGNAITSEENLHDIRPLLQAHVEILSNKSAAKLGLDIPATVASSESIKISNASHTYNKNHKKSCDKSLPKSSLLKELIRLGVPESSPVLVWRDLRHRRDMAHVRVLFSQHLEDSVIKKQKKILARFNIPIASSSMEATHFVADKFTRTKNMLEVMALGKIVVTHLWLESCGQANCFIDEKNYILRDMKKEKEIGFSMPASLARARQKPLLKGRRVYITPHIKPDKEMVTSLVTAVHGQVLDESQICGDKNDNILDDLLILSCEDDYAICCDFLKRGTAVYSSELVLNGIVVQKLEFERHKLFMNQVRRINPSTSNRFGKVYRRR; encoded by the exons atggCTGACGCATTTCGTTCTCAACCTTCATCGCCACCTCCTGCTG GGGGTATGGTCGAAGATGCAAAGGAAGGTGGGCAGTTTCAGGAAACTGAGCTCTTTGAGGACACCTTGGTCATAAATAGTCCCTTCACTGAGGTGGAAAATCTCAGTGTGAATACTGAGGTTATAGATGATTCGGATTCGGATACTGTCGAATGCAGGACAACTGGTCCTGTATCTGAGCATGAACAAGAAGTAGTGCTTGATAGTGAGGATGAAGAAATGAATAGTGCAGGTGCAATGACTGTTGCCAAAGGATTTCTTGAGGATGAAACTGGTCCAAAAGTGAGAAATCTTTCGATGCTCTTCAAGAAGAGACGGCTTCAGCCACCTTGTGAGCAAGCACACTCAAATGCCATCAATTTTGGGAAATCTGCTGCTACTG GGTTAAATCACATTCACTCACCACAGCCTGCTGATTCAACCCAAGAAGCACTAGGCTTCGTGGATCAGTACTTGTCATCAAACAGCATGGACTCTTTTGAAGGAATTCATTGTAGAAAAATCACTAGGGAGAAATCACCTAATGTCATGATTGCAGGAGGAGTAGGACCATTGAGCCTGGCTAAGAAAATTAAAGCTCGAACTCATAATGAAGCAAAAGAACCTTTCAAGTGGGTTGGCtgtgataaaaatgacaaaaatgCTGATATCTTCTGTGAAAAAGTTGAAGCATCAGCAAATTTTAGAAGCTACAGACTGGCATATAAGAGAAGACGACAGAAAAAAGATGATCCTCTTCAGAACCAAGGAAACTGCAGTCCAGGTAATAGATGTGATAAGTCAGTCCAAGGACCAAGGATGGCAACTGAAAATAATAACTCTCTTAAGGAGCTGGATGCTGAGTTAAGGGCTACAAGAGAGAATCTTAATGTCTATTCCAATGTACCACATACAGAAGGCATGTATGATATTGGTTTAGACACTCAAATAGCTGCTGAAGCAATGGATGCATTAGCCAACGAGCCCCCTCCTGCCTTCTGTTTTAATGATGCTGATCAACCAGAGAATGCATTTGGTGGTTCTTTGAGCGATTTGAATGAAGATTGTCAAAAAAGTTATTCATATAGACAGGATCCTGCTTTACATTCTGTCACACTAAAATCAAATAAGATAAATGTATCTTCATGTAGATTCCGCAAACTGACTTCTAGTTCCTCTTGTTTGGATACTGAAAATCAGGAGCCAAACTGTGTCACAGGAAAAACGAAAAAGATGATGAAAAGCAAGTCAACGGTTGAGGGACAGTTTGGGAATGATACTAGTAAACCAATATACAGTGAACATGTACCACTTGAAGATGGTTGCTCACTAGGAAAGTATGTAAGTTTTCAACCTTCCGCCAGAGAACCCAGAAATTTGAGTAATGAGAGCAAATGGACAAGGATCAAAGATCAACCAAGCCATCATACAGCGAAGGACAATAATGTCAAGGAAAAGGGTGTTATTAGACACAAGAAGGGAAATGGTTTAGTGGCTGATCCAGTGAAGTTGGGTGTTAAGACAAAACATCCCAAACTGCCTACCAATTCATGTGGGGAGGCTAGGAAAAGCAGGTTGAATCATCAGGTTCTAGTTAGTCCACGGCTATCTGCAACCAGCAGTTTTTCCAGTATGGATTCATGGGTTTACCCAAAAAGACCAAGGGGGAAAGGAAAGCGGGCTAATGTGCAAATCAATCCTAATGCACCCGCAACTTTGTGTATTGATGGAAAAGAAAGCAACATCTACTCCACTAGATGTCTAGAAGGTCAAGATGTGGATAAATCATTTAACAGGTTGAATCATCAGGTTCTAGTTAGTCCACGGCTATCTGCAACCAGCAGTTTTTCCAGTATTGATTCATGGGTTTACCTAAAAAGACCAAGAGGGAAAAGAAAGCGGGCTAATGTGCAAACCAATCCTAATGCCCCCACAACTTTGTGTATTGATGGAAAAGAAAGCAACATCTACTCCACTAGATGTCTAGAAGGTCAAGATGTGGATAAATCATGTAACACACGGTCACCTTGCAATGCTTCATCTATTGTCAATGGAAGATGTGTGTTGCAGGGGACCTATGTTCAACCAGGTTCAGCTGGTAATGCCATAACATCTGAAGAAAACCTGCATGATATCCGTCCATTATTGCAGGCACATGTTGAAATATTGTCAAACAAGAGCGCTGCAAAACTAGGTTTAGATATTCCTGCTACAGTAGCCTCAAGTGAAAGCATAAAGATTTCAAATGCTAGCCACACATACAACAAGAATCACAAAAAGTCATGTGACAAAAGCCTGCCAAAGTCTTCACTTTTGAAGGAGCTTATCAGATTAGGAGTTCCCGAGTCTTCGCCAGTTTTGGTATGGAGAGATCTGAGACATAGAAGAGATATGGCACATGTTCGAGTTTTGTTTAGCCAACATTTGGAGGACAGTGTCATCAAGAAGCAAAAAAAG ATCTTGGCACGTTTCAATATACCTATTGCATCAAGCTCAATGGAGGCCACACACTTTGTAGCAGACAAATTTACACGTACAAAGAATATGTTGGAAGTAATGGCTCTTGGGAAAATAGTGGTGACCCACTTATGGCTTGAGAGCTGTGGACAAGCCAACTGTTTTATTGATGAGAAAAATTACATTCTGAGGGAtatgaaaaaggaaaaggaaatagGCTTTAGCATGCCTGCTTCTCTCGCTCGAGCAAGACAGAAGCCTCTCCTGAAG GGTAGGAGAGTCTACATCACACCCCACATTAAACCTGATAAGGAAATGGTCACAAGCTTGGTCACAGCTGTTCATGGCCAG GTATTGGATGAAAGTCAGATATGTGGAGATAAGAATGATAATATCTTAGATGATCTGCTGATTCTTTCTTGTGAAGATGACTATGCAATATGCTGTGATTTCCTTAAGAGAG GGACTGCTGTTTATAGCTCAGAGCTTGTCCTGAATGGAATTGTAGTCCAGAAGTTGGAATTTGAGAG ACATAAACTCTTCATGAATCAAGTTAGAAGGATCAACCCAAGTACGTCTAATCGATTTGGGAAGGTTTACAGAAGGCGTTGA
- the LOC130732707 gene encoding aspartic proteinase CDR1-like has protein sequence MTCYSSIPLLLLFLCKFSLIDSLKNGFSVELIHRDSPKSPLHRPTDTYFLRVSNAVRRSFNRANRFNKGSTRIKNPESSVSPDDVGYIMSYSVGTPPFQLYGVVDTGSDFIWLQCQPCQLCYNQTTPIFDPSKSKTYRNVPCPSPTCESVEVSGCSQSNTCLYGIQYSSGSDGSIGDVSLETLTLESTSGFPISFPKTVIGCGHYNNGSFRGRISGIVGLGAGPMSLTSQLGSSIKKKFSYCLVPMASWPDISNASSKLHFGDAAVVSGHGTVSTPIKIIENVSYALTLEAFSVGNKRLDFLASSFKSNAKHMVIDSGSELTILPNDMYNKLELAVAEVVKLKRVEDPTKYLSLCYEGALDPSHFPIITAHFKGADVRLNVLNTFFQVSDHVVCFTFRSTEDPMTGIFGSLAQQNFLVGFDLHKKIVSFKPTDCTKQ, from the coding sequence ATGACATGTTACTCATCTATTcctcttcttttgcttttccTTTGTAAATTCTCTCTCATTGATTCACTAAAAAATGGTTTCAGTGTGGAGCTCATCCATCGAGATTCTCCAAAATCACCACTACATCGTCCTACAGATACTTACTTCCTACGAGTTTCTAACGCAGTGCGTCGTTCCTTCAACCGTGCCAATCGTTTTAATAAAGGTTCCACCCGTATAAAAAACCCTGAATCAAGTGTGAGCCCAGATGATGTTGGTTATATCATGAGCTATTCAGTTGGCACCCCGCCATTCCAACTTTATGGTGTTGTTGATACAGGTAGTGACTTTATCTGGCTTCAGTGCCAACCTTGTCAGTTATGTTACAACCAAACCACACCAATTTTTGATCCTTCAAAATCCAAAACCTATAGAAACGTTCCTTGCCCCTCTCCCACCTGTGAATCTGTGGAAGTTTCTGGTTGTTCCCAGTCCAATACTTGTTTATATGGGATTCAATATAGTTCTGGATCTGACGGATCGATAGGAGATGTTAGTTTGGAGACATTGACCTTGGAATCCACAAGTGGCTTCCCTATCTCATTTCCTAAAACTGTGATTGGTTGTGGACATTACAATAATGGTTCGTTTCGTGGGAGGATATCTGGAATAGTTGGCCTTGGAGCTGGACCTATGTCACTCACAAGTCAATTGGGTTCTTCgattaaaaagaaattttcctacTGTTTGGTGCCTATGGCTTCATGGCCAGATATTAGTAACGCCTCAAGCAAACTCCATTTTGGTGATGCTGCTGTGGTTTCTGGACATGGGACTGTCTCAACTCCCATAAAAATCATTGAAAATGTCTCTTACGCCTTGACTTTGGAAGCATTTAGTGTGGGAAACAAGAGGCTAGATTTTTTGGCCTCCTCATTCAAGTCTAATGCAAAACATATGGTAATTGACTCTGGCTCAGAGTTGACAATTTTGCCCAATGATATGTATAACAAGTTGGAATTAGCAGTGGCAGAGGTGGTAAAATTAAAGCGCGTTGAAGATCCTACTAAATATTTGAGCCTCTGCTACGAAGGAGCATTAGACCCATCTCATTTTCCTATAATCACCGCACATTTTAAGGGTGCTGATGTTCGGTTAAATGTTCTCAACACTTTTTTTCAAGTCTCAGATCATGTTGTGTGCTTCACTTTTCGCTCAACTGAAGATCCGATGACTGGAATCTTTGGGAGCTTGGCGCAACAGAACTTTTTAGTTGGCTTTGACCTGCATAAGAAAATTGTCTCTTTTAAGCCCACAGATTGCACCAAGCAGTGA
- the LOC130730883 gene encoding zerumbone synthase isoform X1, translated as MLRLGLSSQKACYSRSSVAESFHRLLSTQTGRKLQDKVALITGAASGIGKAAATKFINNGAKVIIADIQQKLGQETAKELGPNATFITCDVTKESDISNAVEFAISEYKQLDIMYNNAGVPCRTPGSIVDLDLASFDRVMDINVRGVMAGIKHAARVMIPRGAGSILCTASVTGVMGGLAQHTYSISKFTVIGIVKSLSSELCRHGIRVNCISPIAIPTSFVMDEMSHIYPHLDAQKLVDIVHNTGVLKGANCEPSDVADAALYLASDDAKYVSGHNLVVDGGFTSFKNLEFPAPDKVH; from the exons ATGTTAAGACTTGGTTTGAG CAGTCAAAAGGCTTGCTACTCAAGGTCTTCGGTTGCTGAGAGCTTCCACAGGTTATTGTCTACTCAGACTGGAAG GAAGCTACAAGACAAGGTAGCATTGATCACCGGGGCAGCTAGTGGAATAGGAAAAGCTGCAGCAACAAAATTTATCAACAATGGAGCCAAGGTTATTATTGCTGATATCCAACAAAAACTTGGCCAAGAGACTGCGAAAGAGCTAGGACCTAATGCCACCTTCATAACATGTGATGTCACAAAAGAGTCAGATATATCCAATGCTGTTGAGTTTGCTATTTCTGAATACAAACAGCTTGATATCATGTACAACAATGCAGGAGTACCCTGCAGAACTCCTGGAAGCATTGTTGATCTGGACCTGGCATCTTTTGACAGAGTCATGGATATAAATGTTCGTGGGGTTATGGCGGGCATCAAGCACGCAGCGCGCGTAATGATCCCGCGTGGAGCCGGGTCCATTCTCTGCACAGCCAGTGTCACTGGAGTGATGGGAGGGTTGGCTCAGCACACATACTCAATCTCCAAGTTTACAGTCATAGGCATTGTTAAATCTCTGTCTTCAGAGCTGTGTAGGCATGGAATCAGAGTCAATTGCATATCACCCATTGCTATACCTACTTCTTTTGTCATGGATGAAATGAGTCACATTTATCCACATCTTGATGCTCAGAAGCTTGTAGACATTGTTCATAATACCGGTGTCCTTAAGGGAGCAAATTGTGAACCCAGTGATGTTGCCGACGCTGCACTTTATCTTGCATCTGATGATGCCAAGTATGTTAGTGGGCATAATTTGGTTGTGGATGGAGGTTTCACATCTTTTAAGAATCTTGAGTTTCCTGCACCAGATAAAGTACATTAG
- the LOC130730883 gene encoding zerumbone synthase isoform X2: protein MLRLGLSQKACYSRSSVAESFHRLLSTQTGRKLQDKVALITGAASGIGKAAATKFINNGAKVIIADIQQKLGQETAKELGPNATFITCDVTKESDISNAVEFAISEYKQLDIMYNNAGVPCRTPGSIVDLDLASFDRVMDINVRGVMAGIKHAARVMIPRGAGSILCTASVTGVMGGLAQHTYSISKFTVIGIVKSLSSELCRHGIRVNCISPIAIPTSFVMDEMSHIYPHLDAQKLVDIVHNTGVLKGANCEPSDVADAALYLASDDAKYVSGHNLVVDGGFTSFKNLEFPAPDKVH from the exons ATGTTAAGACTTGGTTTGAG TCAAAAGGCTTGCTACTCAAGGTCTTCGGTTGCTGAGAGCTTCCACAGGTTATTGTCTACTCAGACTGGAAG GAAGCTACAAGACAAGGTAGCATTGATCACCGGGGCAGCTAGTGGAATAGGAAAAGCTGCAGCAACAAAATTTATCAACAATGGAGCCAAGGTTATTATTGCTGATATCCAACAAAAACTTGGCCAAGAGACTGCGAAAGAGCTAGGACCTAATGCCACCTTCATAACATGTGATGTCACAAAAGAGTCAGATATATCCAATGCTGTTGAGTTTGCTATTTCTGAATACAAACAGCTTGATATCATGTACAACAATGCAGGAGTACCCTGCAGAACTCCTGGAAGCATTGTTGATCTGGACCTGGCATCTTTTGACAGAGTCATGGATATAAATGTTCGTGGGGTTATGGCGGGCATCAAGCACGCAGCGCGCGTAATGATCCCGCGTGGAGCCGGGTCCATTCTCTGCACAGCCAGTGTCACTGGAGTGATGGGAGGGTTGGCTCAGCACACATACTCAATCTCCAAGTTTACAGTCATAGGCATTGTTAAATCTCTGTCTTCAGAGCTGTGTAGGCATGGAATCAGAGTCAATTGCATATCACCCATTGCTATACCTACTTCTTTTGTCATGGATGAAATGAGTCACATTTATCCACATCTTGATGCTCAGAAGCTTGTAGACATTGTTCATAATACCGGTGTCCTTAAGGGAGCAAATTGTGAACCCAGTGATGTTGCCGACGCTGCACTTTATCTTGCATCTGATGATGCCAAGTATGTTAGTGGGCATAATTTGGTTGTGGATGGAGGTTTCACATCTTTTAAGAATCTTGAGTTTCCTGCACCAGATAAAGTACATTAG
- the LOC130730884 gene encoding uncharacterized protein LOC130730884 isoform X2, translated as MTTLNLGQPMILRPRFTCFNSLTTYPFTGTPSSLTHHHVSSSPILHHTRTNSPTLVRSHPHPFPEPEDQVEDLRVPDQWLAPNMALQESEWLRVTLHKWLDDEYCPEETNVEISRVAAKTYYNCLLQKQTDLGGILLKMARELESISYKESFHGAFSSANAAIDLIAQRETQDS; from the exons ATGACAACCTTGAATCTGGGTCAGCCCATGATTCTGCGTCCACGCTTCACTTGTTTCAACTCATTGACCACCTATCCCTTCACTGGAACACCCTCTTCTCTGACTCACCACCAtgtttcttcttcaccaattcTTCATCACACTCGTACCAATTCCCCCACTCTGGTCAGGTCCCATCCTCATCCATTCCCAGAACCTGAAGACCAAGTTGAAGACCTTAGGGTTCCTGACCAATGGTTAGCCCCAAACATGGCCTTGCAG GAATCAGAGTGGCTTAGGGTTACTTTACATAAATGGTTGGATGATGAGTACTGTCCAGAGGAAACCAATGTTGAGATAAGCAGAGTTGCTGCCAAAACGTACTATAATTGTTTGCTGCAGAAGCAAACAGACTTGGGAGGGATTTTGTTGAAGATGGCCCGTGAATTGGAGTCAATTTCTTATAAGGAAAGTTTTCATGGGGCATTCTCATCAGCTAATGCTGCTATTGACCTCATTGCCCAACGG GAAACTCAAGATTCTTAA
- the LOC130730884 gene encoding uncharacterized protein LOC130730884 isoform X1 has translation MTTLNLGQPMILRPRFTCFNSLTTYPFTGTPSSLTHHHVSSSPILHHTRTNSPTLVRSHPHPFPEPEDQVEDLRVPDQWLAPNMALQESEWLRVTLHKWLDDEYCPEETNVEISRVAAKTYYNCLLQKQTDLGGILLKMARELESISYKESFHGAFSSANAAIDLIAQRVEQFCQ, from the exons ATGACAACCTTGAATCTGGGTCAGCCCATGATTCTGCGTCCACGCTTCACTTGTTTCAACTCATTGACCACCTATCCCTTCACTGGAACACCCTCTTCTCTGACTCACCACCAtgtttcttcttcaccaattcTTCATCACACTCGTACCAATTCCCCCACTCTGGTCAGGTCCCATCCTCATCCATTCCCAGAACCTGAAGACCAAGTTGAAGACCTTAGGGTTCCTGACCAATGGTTAGCCCCAAACATGGCCTTGCAG GAATCAGAGTGGCTTAGGGTTACTTTACATAAATGGTTGGATGATGAGTACTGTCCAGAGGAAACCAATGTTGAGATAAGCAGAGTTGCTGCCAAAACGTACTATAATTGTTTGCTGCAGAAGCAAACAGACTTGGGAGGGATTTTGTTGAAGATGGCCCGTGAATTGGAGTCAATTTCTTATAAGGAAAGTTTTCATGGGGCATTCTCATCAGCTAATGCTGCTATTGACCTCATTGCCCAACGGGTAGAACAGTTTTGTCAGTGA